CCTTCTTGCTCGTAAAGTTCACAGGCAGTTTTAAGGCTGGAATGCGTGTAGATAATCAATCTCTCTGCACCGCGTTCTTTGGCGCGCGCATAGGCGTGATGCAATAATTTTTGTCCGAGCTTTTGGCCCTTTGCTTCTGGCGCGATACCGAGTTTGCTGAATTCAAAATTGCCATCATCACGCGCGATCATTGCATAGCAGCCCACAATCTTGCCATTCATCTCCGCAAACCACAGTTCGCCACCTTTCTGAATGATGTGCTCATCGGGATTGCTGAGGACGAGCTCGTCAATCGGCTCGACAAAGAAATACTTGGCAATCCACGCGCGATTATAGCGGTCGAAGTAAGGTTGGTAATCAGGTTTGTATGGAAGAATTGAGAGCGTCATGCCCTCGTATATATGATTTAGCTAGCGCGTTTCAAGAC
This sequence is a window from Alphaproteobacteria bacterium. Protein-coding genes within it:
- a CDS encoding GNAT family N-acetyltransferase — protein: MTLSILPYKPDYQPYFDRYNRAWIAKYFFVEPIDELVLSNPDEHIIQKGGELWFAEMNGKIVGCYAMIARDDGNFEFSKLGIAPEAKGQKLGQKLLHHAYARAKERGAERLIIYTHSSLKTACELYEQEGFVPMQVCASEKNRYARCDTLLERTLGNTTVFAESA